From one Mycobacteriales bacterium genomic stretch:
- a CDS encoding PAC2 family protein gives MSDLEVFPELHDPVVVGAFEGWNDAGDAATSAVEHLELIWDARPLAAIDPDDYYDFQVNRPTVSMVDGVTRRLSWPTTRFSVCRPADAGRDIILMRGIEPNMRWRAFCEEVLDIYRELGVETVLGLGALLADTPHTRPVPVTGSAYDGASATRYGLEQSRYEGPTGILGVWQDACVRAGIPAITFWAALPHYVSQAPHPKATLALLHRVEEVLDVPVPLGALPDQADDWQRLVDEMAGEDDEVTEYVRALEEKAEDADLAHTSGETIAREFERYLRRRGPGGPTKG, from the coding sequence CGTCGGCGCGTTCGAAGGCTGGAACGACGCCGGCGACGCGGCGACGTCAGCGGTCGAACATCTCGAGCTGATCTGGGACGCCCGGCCGCTCGCGGCGATCGACCCGGACGACTACTACGACTTCCAGGTCAACCGGCCCACCGTGTCGATGGTGGACGGCGTCACCCGCCGGCTGTCGTGGCCGACGACCCGCTTCTCGGTCTGCCGGCCGGCCGACGCGGGGCGCGACATCATCCTCATGCGCGGGATCGAGCCCAACATGCGGTGGCGCGCGTTCTGCGAGGAGGTCCTCGACATCTACCGCGAGCTCGGGGTCGAGACGGTGCTCGGCCTTGGCGCGCTGCTCGCCGACACCCCGCACACCCGCCCGGTCCCGGTCACCGGGTCCGCCTACGACGGCGCGTCCGCCACCCGCTACGGGCTCGAGCAGTCCCGCTACGAGGGGCCGACCGGGATCCTCGGGGTCTGGCAGGACGCCTGCGTGCGCGCCGGGATCCCGGCCATCACGTTCTGGGCGGCGCTGCCGCACTACGTGTCCCAGGCGCCGCACCCCAAGGCGACGCTCGCGCTGCTGCACCGGGTCGAGGAGGTACTCGACGTACCGGTGCCGCTCGGCGCGCTGCCCGATCAGGCCGACGACTGGCAGCGGCTCGTCGACGAGATGGCCGGCGAGGACGACGAGGTCACCGAATACGTGCGGGCGCTGGAGGAGAAGGCCGAGGACGCCGACCTCGCCCACACCAGCGGCGAGACCATCGCCCGGGAGTTCGAGCGTTACCTGCGCCGGCGGGGTCCCGGCGGTCCGACCAAGGGCTGA